Proteins encoded by one window of Xanthomonas sp. DAR 80977:
- a CDS encoding cystathionine gamma-synthase — MTDNASKPNGDGPALSLATLAIHGGQHPDPSTGAVMPPIYATSTYAQSSPGEHQGFEYSRTHNPTRFAYERCVAALEGGTRGFAFASGMAATSTVMELLDSGSHVVAMDDLYGGSYRLFERVRKRTAALEFSFVDLTDPAAFEAAIGPRTRMVWIETPTNPMLKIVDIAAIAAIARQHGLLVVVDNTFASPMLQRPLELGADIVVHSATKYLNGHSDMVGGIAVVGANPELAEQLAFLQNSVGGVQGPFDSFLALRGLKTLPLRMRAHCANALQLAQWLDTHPAIDKVIYPGLASHPQHALAQRQMSGFGGIVSIVLKGGFAAAKRFCERTELFTLAESLGGVESLVNHPAVMTHASVPVERRAQLGISDALVRLSVGVEDVGDLQADLDRALRS, encoded by the coding sequence ATGACGGACAACGCGTCCAAACCCAATGGCGACGGCCCTGCGCTGTCGCTGGCGACCCTGGCGATCCATGGCGGCCAGCATCCGGACCCGTCCACGGGCGCGGTGATGCCGCCGATCTATGCGACCTCCACCTACGCCCAGTCCAGCCCCGGCGAACACCAGGGCTTCGAGTACTCGCGCACCCACAATCCGACCCGCTTCGCCTACGAGCGCTGCGTCGCCGCGCTGGAAGGCGGCACCCGCGGCTTCGCCTTCGCCTCGGGCATGGCCGCCACCTCCACGGTGATGGAACTGCTGGACAGCGGCAGCCACGTGGTGGCGATGGACGACCTGTACGGCGGCAGCTACCGCCTGTTCGAGCGCGTGCGCAAGCGCACCGCCGCACTGGAGTTCAGCTTCGTCGACCTGACCGATCCGGCCGCGTTCGAAGCCGCGATCGGGCCCAGGACCAGGATGGTGTGGATCGAGACGCCCACCAACCCGATGCTGAAGATCGTCGACATCGCCGCGATCGCGGCGATCGCGCGCCAGCACGGCCTGCTGGTGGTGGTGGACAACACCTTCGCCTCGCCGATGCTGCAGCGCCCGCTGGAACTGGGCGCGGACATCGTCGTGCACTCGGCCACCAAGTACCTCAACGGCCACTCCGACATGGTCGGCGGCATCGCCGTGGTCGGCGCCAACCCCGAACTGGCCGAGCAGCTGGCGTTCCTGCAGAACTCGGTGGGCGGCGTGCAGGGCCCGTTCGACAGCTTCCTGGCGCTGCGCGGGCTCAAGACCCTGCCGCTGCGCATGCGCGCGCACTGCGCCAACGCGCTGCAGCTGGCGCAGTGGCTGGACACCCACCCGGCGATCGACAAGGTGATCTACCCCGGCCTGGCCTCGCACCCGCAGCACGCCCTGGCGCAGCGGCAGATGTCCGGCTTCGGCGGCATCGTCTCGATCGTGCTCAAGGGCGGCTTCGCCGCGGCCAAGCGCTTCTGCGAACGCACCGAACTGTTCACCCTGGCCGAATCGCTGGGCGGCGTGGAGAGCCTGGTCAACCATCCTGCGGTGATGACCCATGCCTCGGTGCCGGTGGAACGCCGCGCCCAGCTCGGCATCAGCGATGCGCTGGTGCGGTTGAGCGTGGGGGTCGAGGATGTGGGGGATTTGCAAGCCGATCTCGATCGCGCGCTGCGGAGCTGA
- a CDS encoding ABC transporter permease: MHDVLQRANRISPTGPFHAWLHHPSLTMEMTRRDVLGRYRGASFGLLWSLISPFMMLVIYTLAFGYVLKSRWPGTSGNIADFAMLLFLGLIVHGLFAECLTRAPTLVIGNSNLVKRIVFPLDVLPWTMVLSALFHACTNSLVFVVLNLIVRHEMHPTLIFLPIVFLPLAVGLLGLGWLLSSLSVFLRDIGQMTGVIATATLFLSSAIVPVSTLPPKYQFVFHLNPLTFIIDEARDVAFWGRAPDWAGLGMYTLGALAFAYFGYFVFQKTRRGFADVL, encoded by the coding sequence ATGCACGACGTGCTGCAACGGGCGAATCGCATTTCGCCGACCGGTCCGTTCCATGCCTGGCTGCATCATCCCAGCCTGACGATGGAGATGACCCGGCGCGACGTGCTCGGTCGCTATCGTGGGGCCAGCTTCGGCCTGCTGTGGTCGCTGATCAGCCCCTTCATGATGCTGGTCATCTATACCTTGGCGTTCGGCTATGTCCTGAAATCGCGCTGGCCCGGTACCAGCGGCAACATCGCCGACTTCGCCATGTTGCTGTTCCTCGGCCTGATCGTGCATGGCCTGTTCGCCGAATGCCTGACGCGCGCGCCCACCTTGGTCATCGGCAATTCGAACCTGGTCAAGCGGATCGTGTTTCCGCTCGACGTCCTGCCATGGACGATGGTGCTGTCGGCGCTGTTCCACGCCTGCACCAATTCGCTGGTGTTCGTCGTGCTGAACCTGATCGTGCGGCATGAAATGCACCCGACGCTGATCTTCCTGCCGATCGTGTTCCTGCCGCTGGCGGTCGGATTGCTTGGCCTGGGATGGCTGCTGTCCTCGCTGAGCGTGTTCCTGCGCGATATCGGGCAGATGACCGGCGTGATCGCCACGGCGACCTTGTTCCTGTCCTCGGCCATCGTCCCGGTCAGCACGCTGCCGCCGAAGTACCAGTTTGTCTTCCACCTCAATCCCTTGACCTTCATCATCGACGAGGCGCGCGACGTCGCGTTCTGGGGACGCGCGCCGGATTGGGCGGGATTGGGGATGTATACGCTTGGCGCACTGGCGTTCGCCTATTTCGGCTACTTCGTCTTCCAGAAGACGCGTCGGGGATTCGCCGATGTCCTCTGA
- a CDS encoding pyridoxal-phosphate dependent enzyme, whose protein sequence is MAIHSSVLDLIGDTPIVKASKLDTGVCELYLKLESANPGGSIKDRIGLSMIEAAERRGELSPGAVLVEGTAGNTGIGLALVAQQKGYKLILVVPDKMSREKIFNLKAMGAEVVLTRSDVAKGHPEYYQDLAARIAAETPGAYFINQFGNPDNPAAHEFGTGPEILRQMDGKLDAIVFGCGSSGTMTGLSRAFAAASPHTELVLADPVGSILTEYIEQGTVSEKSGSWLVEGIGEDFLPDISDFSRVKKAYSISDAESFHTARELLAKEGILGGSSTGTLLAAALKYCRAQTEPKRVLVFVCDTGNKYLSKMYNDYWMLDNGFLERPQHGDLRDLILRPYSQRDTVVVGPNDLLTTAYQRMKLYDVSQLPVMDGDQLVGIVDESDVLLHVYGDEARFRDPVSTAMVSKLDRLDVKSPIEALLPVFDRGQVAIVMNEGAFLGLITRIDLLNYLRRRVQ, encoded by the coding sequence CCCATCGTCAAGGCCAGCAAGCTCGACACCGGCGTGTGCGAGCTGTACCTGAAGCTGGAAAGCGCCAATCCCGGCGGCTCGATCAAGGACCGCATCGGCCTGTCGATGATCGAGGCGGCCGAACGCCGCGGCGAGCTGTCCCCCGGCGCGGTGCTGGTCGAGGGCACCGCCGGCAACACCGGCATCGGCCTGGCCCTGGTCGCCCAGCAGAAGGGCTACAAGCTGATCCTGGTGGTGCCGGACAAGATGAGCCGGGAGAAGATCTTCAACCTCAAGGCGATGGGCGCCGAGGTGGTGCTGACCCGCTCGGACGTGGCCAAGGGCCATCCGGAGTACTACCAGGACCTGGCCGCGCGCATCGCCGCCGAGACCCCGGGCGCCTACTTCATCAACCAGTTCGGCAATCCCGACAACCCGGCCGCGCACGAGTTCGGCACCGGCCCGGAGATCCTGCGGCAGATGGACGGCAAGCTGGACGCGATCGTGTTCGGCTGCGGCAGCTCCGGCACCATGACCGGCCTGTCGCGCGCCTTCGCCGCCGCCTCGCCGCACACCGAACTGGTGCTGGCCGACCCGGTCGGCTCGATCCTGACCGAATACATCGAGCAGGGCACGGTCAGCGAGAAGTCCGGCAGCTGGCTGGTGGAGGGCATCGGCGAGGACTTCCTGCCCGACATCTCCGATTTCTCGCGGGTCAAGAAAGCCTATTCGATCAGCGACGCGGAGAGTTTCCACACCGCGCGCGAACTGCTGGCCAAGGAGGGCATCCTCGGCGGCTCCTCGACCGGCACCCTGCTGGCCGCCGCGCTCAAGTACTGCCGCGCGCAGACCGAGCCCAAGCGGGTGCTGGTGTTCGTCTGCGACACCGGCAACAAGTACCTGTCGAAGATGTACAACGACTACTGGATGCTGGACAACGGCTTCCTGGAGCGCCCGCAGCACGGCGACCTGCGCGACCTGATCCTGCGCCCGTACAGCCAGCGCGACACCGTGGTGGTCGGCCCCAACGACCTGCTGACCACCGCCTACCAGCGCATGAAGCTGTACGACGTGTCGCAGCTGCCGGTGATGGATGGCGACCAACTGGTCGGCATCGTCGACGAAAGCGACGTCTTGTTGCACGTCTACGGCGACGAGGCGCGGTTCCGCGACCCGGTCTCCACGGCCATGGTCAGCAAGCTCGACCGGCTCGACGTGAAATCGCCGATCGAGGCGCTGCTGCCGGTGTTCGACCGCGGCCAGGTCGCCATCGTCATGAACGAGGGCGCGTTCCTCGGCCTGATCACCCGCATCGACCTGCTCAACTACCTGCGCCGCCGCGTGCAGTGA
- a CDS encoding methyltransferase has protein sequence MIDSLAAAGYVLPVDVAVWRRDGYDSIDYSDGDSSEDGLLATLRAAADVSVFSSELAAACVDWPSRYHLSTERANLLRPFAQHLRPGAKVLEIGAGCGAVTRYLGESGADVLALEGSLRRASIARERTRELRNVAVVAERFQDFSVDQRFDVVTLIGVLEYASLFSEAENPTLHMLQAAKQLLAPGGRLILAIENQLGLKYLAGVPEDHLGHPMVGLEDRYQARGARTYGRHELDSLLRRAGFARSRFAAPLPDYKMPATILTERGISADPALFNAGALAAQAVRRDPQLTPTTFNLQRAWPVVAANGLALDLANSFLVEAVADDVAMAEQSALAYHYSTQRLGAYARETLFVAEQGQSVRVHARRLSDSPSAEGGVRLQVQGETDYFQGPLLVDGIRAVLSQSGWTQADLVAEMRRYLHALAQVLHGEGHAVALDSVDSVLPDDYLDATPSNLLCAADGRIVYFDREWVAERPTLGWLLLRSLLFTYGGSVVAPMAEGAPIDLRTLLLDVVAGLFAPSAGGGFDLWLERELAFQRQVTGKDQREAIEGMLDAAVPRAAVPVPAAGQQHVEIADGFASLQHSLNLAGQHGVNMYASIAALHAALGDGLAQTMPALQRVQAVVQQLAEGQGALHDRLVATDDRLVDSIRHWSAQQGELTDRLGDALGRMERGDALRALEAKVDALATAQSQQMAMLAQLQGRRWWKLR, from the coding sequence ATGATTGATTCATTGGCAGCAGCTGGCTATGTCCTGCCCGTGGACGTTGCGGTATGGCGTCGCGACGGGTACGACAGCATCGACTACAGCGATGGCGACAGCTCCGAGGACGGGCTGTTGGCGACATTGCGCGCCGCTGCCGACGTCAGCGTGTTTTCTTCCGAACTGGCGGCCGCTTGCGTGGATTGGCCGAGCCGTTATCACCTGTCCACGGAGCGGGCGAACCTGCTGCGGCCGTTCGCGCAGCATCTGCGGCCGGGTGCGAAGGTTCTCGAGATCGGCGCCGGCTGCGGCGCGGTCACGCGCTATCTCGGCGAGAGCGGGGCGGACGTGCTGGCGCTCGAAGGCTCGCTGCGACGTGCGAGCATCGCCCGTGAGCGCACTCGTGAGCTGCGCAATGTCGCAGTGGTGGCCGAGCGGTTCCAGGATTTCTCGGTCGATCAGCGTTTCGACGTCGTGACCCTGATCGGCGTGCTGGAGTACGCCAGCCTGTTCTCCGAAGCAGAGAATCCCACGCTGCACATGCTGCAGGCGGCGAAGCAGCTGTTGGCGCCGGGAGGGCGCCTGATCCTGGCCATCGAGAATCAGCTGGGCCTGAAGTACCTGGCCGGCGTGCCGGAAGACCATCTGGGGCATCCGATGGTCGGGTTGGAGGACCGCTATCAGGCGCGCGGCGCACGCACCTACGGACGGCACGAGCTCGACTCGCTGCTGCGGCGCGCCGGCTTCGCACGCAGCCGTTTCGCGGCGCCATTGCCCGACTACAAGATGCCGGCAACGATCCTGACCGAACGCGGCATCTCGGCCGACCCCGCCCTGTTCAATGCCGGCGCGCTGGCGGCGCAGGCTGTTCGCCGCGATCCCCAGCTCACGCCCACGACATTCAATCTCCAGCGCGCCTGGCCGGTCGTCGCGGCCAATGGCTTGGCGCTGGACCTGGCCAATTCGTTCCTGGTGGAAGCGGTGGCCGACGACGTGGCGATGGCCGAACAATCGGCGTTGGCGTATCACTACAGCACGCAGCGGCTGGGTGCCTATGCGCGCGAAACGCTGTTCGTCGCGGAGCAGGGCCAATCGGTGCGGGTGCATGCACGCAGATTGTCCGACTCGCCATCGGCAGAGGGTGGGGTTCGTTTGCAGGTGCAAGGCGAGACCGACTATTTCCAGGGCCCTTTGCTGGTCGACGGAATTCGTGCGGTACTGAGTCAGTCGGGCTGGACCCAGGCAGACCTGGTCGCGGAAATGCGGCGCTATTTGCACGCATTGGCGCAAGTGCTGCACGGCGAAGGGCATGCCGTCGCGCTGGACAGCGTCGACAGCGTTTTGCCCGACGACTACCTCGATGCCACGCCATCGAATCTGTTGTGCGCCGCCGATGGCCGGATCGTCTATTTCGATCGCGAGTGGGTCGCCGAGCGCCCGACGCTCGGCTGGCTGCTGTTGCGCTCGCTGTTGTTCACCTATGGCGGCAGTGTCGTGGCGCCGATGGCGGAGGGCGCGCCGATCGATTTGCGGACCCTGCTGCTGGATGTCGTGGCTGGGTTGTTCGCTCCCTCGGCAGGCGGCGGTTTCGATCTGTGGCTCGAGCGCGAACTGGCGTTTCAGCGCCAGGTCACGGGCAAGGACCAGCGCGAAGCGATCGAGGGCATGCTCGATGCAGCCGTGCCGCGTGCAGCAGTCCCCGTTCCTGCGGCCGGGCAGCAGCACGTGGAGATCGCCGACGGGTTCGCGTCGCTTCAGCACTCGCTCAATCTGGCTGGACAGCATGGCGTGAACATGTATGCCTCCATCGCGGCGCTGCACGCCGCGCTTGGGGATGGCCTGGCGCAGACGATGCCGGCCTTGCAGCGGGTTCAGGCCGTCGTCCAGCAGTTGGCCGAGGGCCAGGGCGCCTTGCACGACCGACTCGTTGCCACCGACGACCGTCTGGTCGATTCGATCCGGCACTGGAGCGCACAGCAGGGCGAATTGACCGACCGGCTCGGCGACGCGCTGGGGCGGATGGAGCGCGGCGATGCGCTGCGTGCGCTGGAAGCCAAGGTCGATGCGCTCGCCACGGCGCAGAGCCAGCAGATGGCCATGCTTGCGCAGTTGCAAGGGCGCAGATGGTGGAAGTTGCGGTGA
- a CDS encoding ABC transporter ATP-binding protein, giving the protein MSSDADLVVDARGVGKCYHIYDRPSHRLLQGLVGGSRRYYREFWALRGADLQVRRGQTVGLIGRNGSGKSTFLQMIAGTLTPTEGSIQVKGRVAALLELGSGFNPEFTGRENVYLNAAILGLSKEEVDASLDRILAFADIGAFIDQPIRSYSSGMVVRLAFAVQAQVHPQLLIVDEALSVGDAKFQAKCFARLKQLKDDGASILLVSHSADQIVQHCEFAQLLDSGRVLRQGKPKDVVNAYYNLLFGSGDSETPANDTGERAADAPFEETVPFSGEGSGYESRPNYNPHEFRWGDAAARITDFELRSAQTLYPPILESGQELRLVVRIAFEREVIRPIIGFTLKTAEGVVVYGTNSEYKPLPAFTAGGAAGSTVDVVAAFRCDLADGDYFLSVGVASRSEEDVVPHDRRYDSIHFKVINADFFGMGGLDMRLEIAGSRQAV; this is encoded by the coding sequence ATGTCCAGCGACGCCGACCTGGTGGTCGATGCGCGCGGCGTCGGCAAGTGCTATCACATCTACGATCGGCCTTCGCACCGCCTGCTGCAGGGGCTGGTGGGCGGCTCGCGGCGCTACTATCGGGAATTCTGGGCATTGCGCGGCGCCGACCTGCAGGTGCGCCGCGGCCAGACGGTCGGCCTCATCGGCCGCAATGGTTCGGGAAAATCGACATTCCTGCAGATGATCGCCGGCACCCTGACCCCGACCGAGGGCAGCATCCAGGTGAAGGGGCGCGTCGCGGCCTTGCTGGAGCTGGGCAGCGGCTTCAATCCCGAATTCACCGGGCGCGAGAACGTCTACCTCAATGCGGCCATCCTCGGCTTGAGCAAGGAAGAGGTGGATGCGAGCCTGGATCGCATCCTCGCGTTCGCCGACATCGGCGCGTTCATCGACCAGCCGATCCGCAGCTATTCCAGCGGCATGGTCGTGCGGCTGGCGTTCGCGGTGCAGGCGCAGGTGCACCCGCAGTTGCTGATCGTCGACGAGGCCTTGTCGGTCGGCGACGCCAAGTTCCAGGCCAAGTGCTTCGCGCGGCTGAAGCAGCTCAAGGACGATGGCGCGTCGATCCTGCTGGTCAGTCACTCGGCCGACCAGATCGTGCAGCATTGCGAGTTCGCCCAGTTGCTCGATAGCGGCCGCGTCCTGCGCCAGGGCAAGCCCAAGGACGTGGTCAACGCGTACTACAACCTGTTGTTCGGCAGCGGCGACAGCGAGACTCCAGCGAACGACACAGGCGAGCGCGCCGCGGATGCGCCGTTCGAAGAGACTGTGCCGTTCTCCGGCGAGGGCAGCGGCTACGAGTCGCGTCCCAACTACAATCCGCACGAATTCCGCTGGGGCGACGCTGCGGCCCGCATCACCGACTTCGAGTTGCGCTCGGCGCAAACGCTCTATCCGCCGATCCTCGAGTCCGGCCAGGAATTGCGCCTCGTGGTCAGAATCGCGTTCGAGCGCGAGGTGATCAGGCCGATCATCGGCTTCACCCTGAAGACCGCCGAGGGTGTCGTCGTCTACGGGACCAATAGCGAGTACAAGCCGCTGCCTGCGTTCACCGCCGGCGGCGCCGCCGGCAGCACGGTCGATGTCGTGGCCGCGTTCCGCTGCGACCTGGCCGACGGCGACTATTTTCTGTCCGTCGGCGTGGCCAGCCGCAGCGAAGAGGATGTGGTGCCCCATGACCGGCGCTACGACAGCATCCATTTCAAGGTGATCAATGCCGATTTCTTCGGCATGGGCGGGTTGGACATGCGGCTGGAAATCGCAGGTTCTCGCCAGGCTGTTTGA